The following proteins come from a genomic window of Miscanthus floridulus cultivar M001 unplaced genomic scaffold, ASM1932011v1 fs_375_1_2, whole genome shotgun sequence:
- the LOC136531592 gene encoding uncharacterized protein: MDPNMSMKIDKESDSEDEVDQFIWDFMNDPVEAQIEAQIRAQIESQHIGMSTPNQRFHRRYIERGREGARDRLMSDYFSENPVYNDFQFRRRYRMKRHLFLKIVQTLSEWSPYFVQRSDAFGKVGFSPLHKCTVAMRMLAYGTPADLWDENLRIAESTVIECMNTFCRGIIECFGPTYLRKPTTEDIQRLLHIGEARGFPGMLGSVDCMHWQWRNCPVAWKGQYTRGDQCGPTVMLEAVASHDLWIWHAFFGVAGSNNDINVLNRSPLFTDVVQGRAPEVHFTVNGHEYNMGYYLADGIYPEWATFVKTIHLPQCGKDKLFAEHQEGARKDVERAFGVLQARFAILRSPARMWQVRSLAEIIYACIILHNMIVEDERDSFRVRYDDNYEHEYHESSSSAPLLGYGHGPIHGFTRALEIQEDIRDRDMHRRLKADLIEHIFQRFGGGQA, translated from the coding sequence ATGGACCCAAACATGTCCATGAAAATTGACAAAGAGTCTGatagtgaagatgaagttgaccAATTCATTTGGGACTTCATGAATGATCCAGTGGAGGCTCAAATTGAGGCACAAATCAGAGCTCAGATAGAGTCACAACATATCGGTATGTCTACTCCAAACCAAAGGTTTCATAGAAGGTACATTGAAAGAGGGCGTGAAGGTGCTAGGGATCGTTTAATGTCTGATTACTTCTCAGAAAATCCAGTATACAATGATTTCCAATTTAGACGGAGGTATAGGATGAAGCGACACCTGTTTCTGAAAATTGTGCAGACCCTTAGTGAGTGGTCTCCTTATTTTGTCCAACGGAGCGATGCATTTGGAAAGGTGGGCTTTTCACCTTTACACAAATGTACCGTTGCTATGAGGATGTTAGCATATGGAACACCTGCAGATTTGTGGGATGAAAATCTACGAATTGCTGAAAGTACAGTTATCGAGTGCATGAATACTTTCTGTAGAGGGATCATTGAGTGTTTTGGTCCTACATATTTAAGAAAACCAACTACAGAAGACATCCAAAGGTTACTTCATATAGGTGAAGCGCGTGGATTTCCAGGCATGCTGGGTAGTGTGGATTGCATGCATTGGCAATGGAGGAACTGTCCAGTGGCATGGAAGGGACAGTACACTCGTGGAGATCAATGTGGACCAACTGTCATGTTAGAGGCAGTTGCCTCACACGACCTGTGGATATGGCATGCATTTTTTGGTGTTGCTGGGTCAAACAATGATATCAATGTCCTTAATCGATCACCTTTGTTCACTGATGTGGTACAAGGAAGAGCTCCAGAGGTTCATTTCACAGTCAATGGCCATGAGTACAACATGGGATACTACCTAGCAGATGGTATTTATCCAGAGTGGGCAACATTTGTGAAAACAATTCATTTGCCTCAGTGTGGAAAAGACAAATTATTTGCAGAACATCAAGAGGGAGCAAGAAAAGATGTGGAGCGTGCCTTCGGAGTTTTGCAAGCTCGATTTGCCATTCTACGAAGCCCAGCACGCATGTGGCAAGTGCGGTCACTCGCTGAAATTATTTATGCATGTATTATATTGCATAATATGATTGTGGAGGATGAAAGGGATTCTTTCAGAGTTCGATATGATGACAACTACGAGCATGAGTACCATGAAAGCAGCTCATCTGCACCATTGTTAGGATATGGACATGGGCCCATTCATGGATTTACTAGGGCTCTAGAGATACAAGAAGACATACGTGATCGAGATATGCATCGTCGTCTGAAGGCGGACTTGATTGAGCATATATTTCAGCGCTTTGGAGGCGGCCAAGCTTAG